A single genomic interval of Helianthus annuus cultivar XRQ/B chromosome 13, HanXRQr2.0-SUNRISE, whole genome shotgun sequence harbors:
- the LOC110899544 gene encoding receptor-like protein EIX2, translated as MGNTRWGLGIRLVFMICVFSMTASQKWLGGGNQTAPSCSEKERLALLKFKRSIKDDHGMLSSWGVGNDCCSWERVGCDDATGRVVSLQLRKLVNLKHLDLSGNDFQQSQIPEFIGSFRQLRYLNLSDAGFTGNIPHQIGNLSNLKVLDLGTPQEYLLSHDMSWISGLPKLEHLDLSGVDLSRTQNLDNLLYMIPSLLKVSLSRCGLSVAHLGSHHLNTSRDLASIRHLDLSGNGFRGQLPGLFLNMTSLAFLDLSENDVSMAWSFGNLLNMIPSLLDMRLSRCGLQKVNLSPANLNFSTHSSMQHLDLSRNEIEGGFPYVLANMSSLMSLDISWNILNSSVPVMPNLLKLDISYNKFRQIEDVGIWRQCHLKELIVSHNYLEGEMISPSTNASKCSQYALEILYLDRNALNSSIPESLGRLTNLRSLDLSLNALTGAIPEALRNLRSLQELYLSGNQLISPIPNFHSQLSKLRLNHNQLNGSIPKSLGRLTALTEIFLNSNRFTGPIPVFLGRLTSLRVFSLSSNLLNGTIPNSIGKLTKLNVLDVSNNFIQGVVSEDHFANLSLLKYLDANSNNELLFNISHEWIPPFQLKVIQLGSCKIGDKFPQWLRTQMNLEMLVLSNASISGPLPTWLRLMPVISALDLSYNKLTGPLSNLPSVYDGRYEFYGELFLQNNHFSGLIPSRLCRRTYLEILDLSRNRLSGKIPKCVWNLPLMVMLLSSNKLSGVIPSPLGYPSLQWLQLNDNNFSGELPREYGYFVNLTVLDLGENQISGNIPNWIGEKLSLLSALRLHKNNFTGRIPHSLCKSGLQILDLAHNNLTGSIPHCFGELSGMKGKSAVNYMIIYLPLSVYSNMMQVLKGVALNYTSTLKYVTNIDLSSNKLVGEIPEALTTLDALMGLNLCNNHFSRGIPKNIGNMKSLISLDLSANELTGTIPLSIAALNFLSYLNLSHNNLSGQIPTGNQLQTLTDPSMYSDNTYLCGKPLPKECSPHENTTSNNIYKNANEPKKVWFYLDIMSGFATGFWGIIGVLFFKKQWRRKLFMYSEIAMDKIYVAVAVRVLKMKRGRGREAA; from the exons ATGGGGAATACTCGTTGGGGTTTGGGAATCCGTCTCGTTTTCATGATATGTGTTTTTTCAATGACAGCGTCACAAAAATGGTTGGGTGGTGGAAATCAAACAGCACCTTCTTGTTCTGAAAAAGAGAGACTAGCTCTTCTCAAGTTCAAACGCAGCATCAAAGATGACCATGGAATGCTTTCATCATGGGGGGTTGGCAATGACTGTTGTAGCTGGGAAAGAGTCGGCTGTGATGATGCCACCGGAAGGGTTGTCAGCCTTCAACTCAGAA AGTTGGTGAATCTAAAACATCTAGACTTGAGCGGGAATGATTTTCAACAAAGCCAAATTCCAGAGTTCATCGGATCCTTTAGACAGCTAAGGTATCTCAATCTCTCTGATGCAGGTTTCACCGGTAATATCCCTCATCAAATTGGAAACCTTTCCAATTTGAAGGTTCTTGATCTCGGTACACCACAAGAATACCTGCTGTCACATGATATGTCATGGATTTCTGGCCTTCCAAAACTCGAGCATCTTGACTTGAGTGGAGTGGATCTTAGTAGAACACAAAACCTCGACAACTTACTTTACATGATTCCTTCATTATTGAAAGTAAGTTTGTCCAGGTGTGGACTATCTGTGGCTCATCTTGGATCTCATCATCTTAATACCAGTAGAGATCTTGCTAGCATCAGACACCTGGATCTTAGTGGAAATGGTTTCAGAGGACAACTCCCAGGCTTATTTCTGAACATGACATCCTTGGCGTTCCTTGATCTTTCGGAGAATGATGTTAGTATGGCATGGAGCTTTGGAAACTTGTTGAACATGATACCTTCTCTATTAGATATGCGTTTGTCACGTTGTGGGCTCCAAAAGGTCAATCTTTCTCCCGCTAATCTTAATTTCAGTACACATTCTAGCATGCAACACCTCGATCTTAGCCGTAATGAAATTGAAGGTGGATTTCCATATGTTTTAGCAAACATGAGTTCTCTGATGTCTCTTGACATTTCGTGGAACATTTTGAATTCATCAGTTCCTGTCATGCCTAACCTTCTTAAGCTTGATATTTCTTATAATAAGTTTAGGCAGATTGAGGATGTTGGAATCTGGAGGCAGTGTCACCTCAAAGAATTGATTGTTTCACACAATTATCTTGAAGGAGAAATGATTAGCCCATCAACTAATGCATCCAAGTGCTCTCAATATGCATTGGAGATTCTGTATTTAGATCGGAATGCATTAAACTCTTCAATTCCAGAATCTCTCGGAAGATTGACCAATTTAAGAAGCTTAGATCTATCTTTAAATGCACTCACAGGTGCAATCCCTGAAGCTCTGAGAAATTTAAGATCATTACAAGAATTATACCTCTCTGGTAATCAATTGATCAGCCCTATCCCAAATTTCCATAGCCAACTCTCCAAACTTCGACTTAATCATAATCAGTTGAACGGTTCTATTCCGAAATCATTGGGAAGACTAACAGCCTTAACAGAAATATTTTTGAACTCAAACCGTTTTACAGGTCCTATCCCAGTATTTCTAGGAAGACTCACTTCATTAAGAGTGTTTTCACTATCTTCAAATTTGTTAAACGGGACCATTCCAAATTCAATTGGGAAACTCACCAAACTCAATGTGTTAGATGTCTCTAATAACTTTATACAAGGAGTGGTTTCGGAAGACCATTTTGCTAACCTCTCGTTGTTAAAGTATTTAGATGCAAATTCTAATAATGAATTGCTTTTCAATATCTCACATGAGTGGATACCTCCATTCCAGTTAAAAGTCATTCAACTTGGTTCTTGCAAGATTGGAGATAAATTTCCACAATGGCTTCGAACTCAAATGAATCTTGAGATGTTAGTGCTGTCGAATGCTAGCATATCCGGACCTCTTCCCACATGGTTGCGCCTCATGCCCGTTATAAGTGCCTTAGATCTCTCTTACAATAAACTCACTGGTCCTTTGTCTAACCTTCCTTCTGTATATGACGGTAGATATGAATTTTATGGAGAATTATTTTTGCAAAATAACCATTTTAGCGGGTTGATTCCAAGTCGATTGTGCAGAAGAACATATCTGGAaattcttgatctttctagaaATAGGTTGTCTGGGAAAATTCCCAAGTGCGTATGGAATCTACCCTTGATGGTGATGCTACTTAGTTCAAATAAGTTATCTGGTGTCATACCGAGTCCTTTAGGCTATCCATCCTTGCAATGGTTACAACTGAATGACAATAACTTCAGTGGAGAGCTTCCACGAGAGTATGGGTATTTTGTAAATTTAACAGTCTTGGATTTGGGTGAGAACCAAATCTCAGGAAACATACCGAACTGGATCGGAGAAAAATTGAGTTTGTTAAGTGCTCTAAGATTGCATAAGAATAATTTCACTGGACGAATCCCCCACTCTTTGTGCAAATCCGGACTGCAAATTCTAGATCTGGCACACAACAACTTAACAGGATCAATCCCTCATTGTTTTGGAGAGTTGAGTGGCATGAAAGGGAAATCTGCTGTCAACTATATGATTATTTATTTGCCTTTGTCTGTTTATAGTAATATGATGCAAGTCCTGAAAGGCGTTGCACTTAACTATACAAGCACCTTGAAATACGTCACAAACATAGATCTTTCAAGCAATAAACTTGTTGGAGAAATACCTGAAGCGCTAACCACACTTGATGCATTGATGGGTCTCAATTTGTGTAATAATCATTTTAGCAGGGGTATTCCAAAAAACATTGGGAACATGAAGTCGTTAATTTCTCTCGATTTGTCAGCAAATGAGTTGACTGGGACGATTCCTCTGAGCATAGCAGCTTTAAATTTCCTGAGTTACTTGAATTTGTCGCACAACAACTTGTCGGGACAAATTCCAACGGGAAATCAGTTACAGACGCTTACAGATCCATCAATGTATTCTGATAACACGTATCTCTGTGGTAAACCACTGCCAAAGGAATGCTCTCCTCATGAAAACACGACAAGCAACAACATATACAAAAATGCTAATGAGCCAAAGAAGGTATGGTTTTACTTGGACATAATGAGTGGCTTTGCAACGGGTTTTTGGGGTATTATTGGAGTGTTGTTTTTCAAGAAACAATGGAGGCGTAAACTTTTCATGTATTCTGAGATAGCAATGGACAAGATATATGTTGCAGTCGCGGTTAGAGTTTTGAAGATGaaaagaggaagaggaagggagGCTGCATAG